One window of Enterobacter sp. RHBSTW-00175 genomic DNA carries:
- the gpmM gene encoding 2,3-bisphosphoglycerate-independent phosphoglycerate mutase, translating into MSVSKKPMVLVILDGYGYREDQQDNAIFNAKTPVMDALWAKRPHTLIDASGLEVGLPDRQMGNSEVGHVNLGAGRIVYQDLTRLDVEIKERTFFSNPTLSGAVDKAVAAGKAVHIMGLLSAGGVHSHEDHIMAMVELAAERGAEKIYLHAFLDGRDTPPRSAEGSLKAFEDKFAALGKGRVASIIGRYYAMDRDNRWDRVEQAYDLMTQAKGEFQFATAVEGLEAAYARDENDEFVKATVIRAEGQADAAMEDGDALIFMNFRADRAREITRAFVNSDFDGFARKKVVKLDFIQLTEYAADIKAPCAYPPASLANTLGEWMAKNDKTQLRISETEKYAHVTFFFNGGVEEPFKGEDRILINSPKVATYDLQPEMSSAELTEKLVAAIESGKYDTIICNYPNGDMVGHTGVMEAAIKAVEALDHCVEQVTKAIESVGGQMLITADHGNAEQMRDPSTGQAHTAHTNLPVPLIYVGDKPLKAVEGGKLSDIAPTMLTLMGMEIPKEMTGKPLFIVE; encoded by the coding sequence ATGTCGGTTTCTAAAAAACCTATGGTACTGGTGATTCTGGATGGCTATGGCTACCGTGAAGATCAGCAGGATAACGCCATTTTCAACGCCAAAACCCCAGTCATGGATGCACTGTGGGCAAAACGTCCCCATACCCTGATTGATGCATCTGGCCTGGAAGTGGGTCTGCCGGATCGCCAGATGGGCAACTCCGAAGTCGGTCACGTTAACCTGGGCGCGGGTCGTATCGTGTATCAGGACCTGACCCGTCTGGACGTTGAAATTAAGGAACGTACTTTCTTCTCTAACCCAACGCTGTCTGGCGCGGTTGATAAAGCCGTTGCCGCAGGCAAGGCTGTACACATCATGGGGCTGCTCTCTGCGGGCGGCGTTCATAGCCATGAAGATCACATCATGGCTATGGTTGAGCTGGCAGCAGAACGCGGTGCTGAGAAAATCTATCTGCACGCTTTCCTTGATGGCCGCGATACGCCACCACGCAGCGCTGAAGGTTCCCTGAAAGCCTTCGAAGACAAATTTGCCGCACTGGGTAAAGGCCGTGTGGCCTCCATCATCGGTCGTTACTACGCAATGGACCGCGACAACCGTTGGGATCGCGTTGAACAAGCTTATGACCTGATGACCCAGGCAAAAGGCGAGTTCCAGTTTGCGACTGCCGTAGAAGGTCTGGAAGCAGCTTACGCCCGCGATGAAAACGACGAATTCGTGAAAGCGACGGTTATCCGCGCTGAAGGCCAGGCCGATGCAGCGATGGAAGACGGCGATGCGTTGATTTTCATGAACTTCCGTGCTGACCGTGCGCGTGAAATCACCCGTGCATTCGTGAACAGCGATTTCGACGGCTTCGCCCGTAAGAAGGTGGTGAAACTTGATTTCATCCAGCTGACCGAATACGCCGCAGACATCAAAGCACCCTGCGCTTACCCACCGGCCTCACTGGCAAACACCCTCGGTGAGTGGATGGCGAAAAACGATAAAACGCAGCTGCGTATCTCTGAAACAGAGAAATACGCACACGTGACCTTCTTCTTTAACGGTGGTGTTGAAGAGCCGTTCAAAGGCGAAGACCGTATCCTGATCAACTCGCCGAAAGTTGCTACCTACGATCTGCAACCAGAAATGAGCTCTGCCGAGCTGACTGAAAAACTGGTCGCGGCTATCGAAAGCGGTAAGTACGACACCATCATCTGTAACTATCCGAATGGCGACATGGTTGGCCATACCGGCGTGATGGAAGCCGCAATCAAAGCCGTTGAAGCACTGGATCACTGCGTTGAGCAGGTTACAAAAGCGATTGAATCCGTGGGTGGCCAGATGCTGATCACCGCCGACCACGGTAACGCAGAACAGATGCGCGATCCATCTACCGGCCAGGCTCACACTGCCCACACCAACCTGCCTGTTCCGCTGATCTATGTCGGTGATAAACCACTGAAAGCGGTGGAAGGCGGCAAGCTTTCCGACATCGCGCCAACCATGTTGACGCTGATGGGTATGGAAATCCCTAAAGAGATGACTGGCAAGCCGCTGTTCATCGTGGAATAA